The Syntrophales bacterium genomic interval TTCTTTCATACGTCCAATAGGAAAAAACAAGCGTTACAACACACAGCAGTGAAAGAATAACCCGTTTCTGTTTTACATATCGGCAGACTAATGTAGCCACCATCATGCTTACAAGCATGGAAGGTAAATAGGTACGGTGTTCGAATGCAATCTCAAGCCCTATAACCGAGGATTCGATCACCAGGTTACCAAGAAACCACAGGACACAAAAAGATAAAAGCCGCTCTCTTTTAGCCATATATAACGCCAGTCCGATTAATCCTATAACAGACACGATGGAAAATATGGTGGTTACGGGATTAATCAGAGAACTGGAAACCGCAAAATGGTGATCCAGATTAAGCCGGGAAGGAAGAGGGAATGCCAGAAGGCTTATATAGTAAATTACTACCCGAAACTCTGTCAATACCCTCTGTGTCAGGGTAAAGCTGCGTTTGTCGTAATCGGACAATATCCTTTCCAGCGGATGGGCTCCCATATATACGACTGCCACAATTGTAAAAAGAATCACGATACCCGAAAAAAGGAGGAGATGACGCTTAAACCAGTCTCGATTTAAATCCTGGAAAAAATACCACTCGTACAGAAAGATAAAAAAGGGAAGTGTCGCAGCTATCTCCTTGGAACCAAGGGCCAATATTCCTGCAAGTACACAACCGGCCAACAATACCCATTTTTTCTCTTTTTTCTCTGTCAGACGGGCTTTTGCATACAGCAGAAAGGACAAGACATAAAACATTGCGGCCATGCTATTCATCCGTTGAACAATATAGGCAACCGACTGGGTCTGGATCGGATGAACAAGCCAGATAAGGACGGCAAAAAAGGCTATTAGCGAATGGTTGGAAAATCCCGTATGCGGATCGCGGGTTACAAATTGCGGGTTACCGGATGTGGGTTGCTGGCAGCTTGTTGATAATGTTGTTATATTCAGTGTAATTTTAATGAAAAAATAAAGGAAAAATCCTGTCATTATATGTATCAGGATATTGACGAGGTGATAACCCATGACATTATACTTATGGAAATAATAGTTAAGAGCAAAGCTGGCGTGGGCTACCGGACGATTATTATATGGGTTTTCAACTATCTTTTCTTTAATGCCTTTGAAGGTAAGTTCAGTTAGGCGAACATGTGGATTATCCCGAATATTTTGCTGATCATCAAACACAAAAGGAGCTTTCAGTATGTTTGAATAGATCATGAAAACAAGAACCGCCATGACCAGTAACATCAAACCTTCGCGCATATGTCCAAAGGAACCTGCAAGCGGCTCTGGTGAATTAATTTTACTCATAAGTTCTAATACAACTCATCTTTTCCGTATTACAAAAAACCTACATTGATGCTCTCGTAAAAAGTCAGTCATACCCGCGTAGACGGGAATCTATAAACGGCTAAACATTTGAAAAGGCTGGATTCCCGTTTTCACGGGAATGACATAATTGTGCACATTTTGACTTTTTGCGAACTTGTCCACATTAAAGAAATGGAAACTTTGTGGGTTCTTTTTAAGAAAGCTTTATTTATATCCATTCGGATGTTTGCTATGCCATTCCCACGCTGAGGCGACGATTTCTTCAAGTTTAGCAAACTTTGGTTGCCAACCGAGTTCCTGATGAGCCAGATCTGAAGAAGCTATAAGAACTGCCGGATCGCCGGGCCGTCGGGGGGCAAATTCGAAAGGAACACTTTTGCCGGTTACGGATTCCACCGTTTTAACTACCTCCAGGTTCGAAAACCCCTGTCCATTTCCCAGGTTATATCTGCCGCTGGGATGTTTCTCCAGGTTTTGCATAGCCT includes:
- a CDS encoding tetratricopeptide repeat protein, with protein sequence MSKINSPEPLAGSFGHMREGLMLLVMAVLVFMIYSNILKAPFVFDDQQNIRDNPHVRLTELTFKGIKEKIVENPYNNRPVAHASFALNYYFHKYNVMGYHLVNILIHIMTGFFLYFFIKITLNITTLSTSCQQPTSGNPQFVTRDPHTGFSNHSLIAFFAVLIWLVHPIQTQSVAYIVQRMNSMAAMFYVLSFLLYAKARLTEKKEKKWVLLAGCVLAGILALGSKEIAATLPFFIFLYEWYFFQDLNRDWFKRHLLLFSGIVILFTIVAVVYMGAHPLERILSDYDKRSFTLTQRVLTEFRVVIYYISLLAFPLPSRLNLDHHFAVSSSLINPVTTIFSIVSVIGLIGLALYMAKRERLLSFCVLWFLGNLVIESSVIGLEIAFEHRTYLPSMLVSMMVATLVCRYVKQKRVILSLLCVVTLVFSYWTYERNKVWGSELSLWEDCIKKSPGKARPHYNLANVLTRQGNIDRAIKHYHKTVLIEHNHVRAHVNLGNSYLEKGNSSDAIKHYSDALLIDPDREGAHIGMGNVLLSLNRFSEALKHYSEVMRINPDSADAYYNMGCVFSQQNMRPKAIEYYSKAVTIDPSLAEAHNNLGYALMHEGKIVEGINHFREAVRLKPDFMEAQKNLKKALTIKEKAVEKTQTLRLKPPTGQRNPAYHYDQGNMYYKMGALESAIDEYEKALSIQPDILPVLNNLALVYVQKKDYAKAASVFGKMISIEPDKADNYYNMACMHALQNNINEAMSWLKKAIEKGYDKWDLIKTDGDLESIRKSSDYRELIQGH